From the genome of Ahaetulla prasina isolate Xishuangbanna chromosome 15, ASM2864084v1, whole genome shotgun sequence, one region includes:
- the STX2 gene encoding syntaxin-2 isoform X1 — MRDRLAELASRTQNEDGEATVVVESDHYMEDFFLQVEEVRKYISKISDVVEEVRKKHSVILSATHPKDKTKEELEELNKEIRKTANIVRVKLKSMEQGLAREENINRTSADVRIRKSQHSVLTRKFVDVMTMYNGTQTVFRERTKDQIRRQLEITGKTTTDEELEDMLESGNLSIFTSDIILDTKLTRAALDEIESRHKDIIKLESSIQELHEMFMDMAMLVEVQGEMVNSIEKNVMNAVDYVEHAKEETKKAVKYQSKARRKKWIIVIIVLVLLALLALIIGLAVGVP, encoded by the exons CGCACTCAAAATGAAGATGGAGAAGCGACGGTTGTCGTTGAGAGTGACCATTACATGGAAGACTTTTTCCTACAG GTCGAGGAAGTTAGGAAATATATCTCCAAAATCTCAGATGTTGTAGAAGAAGTGAGGAAGAAACACAGCGTCATCCTCTCGGCCACACATCCAAAAGATA aaacaaaggaagaaCTCGAAGAACTGAACAAAGAAATCAGAAAAACAGCCAACATCGTCCGTGTTAAATTGAAGT CCATGGAACAAGGTTTAGCTCGAGAGGAGAACATCAATCGAACCTCTGCAGATGTCCGGATACGAAAATCACAG CATTCAGTGTTGACCCGGAAGTTTGTGGACGTTATGACGATGTATAACGGAACTCAAACCGTCTTCCGGGAACGTACGAAAGACCAGATCCGCCGTCAGTTGGAAATAA CTGGAAAAACCACCACGGACGAAGAACTAGAAGACATGCTGGAAAGTGGCAATCTTTCCATTTTCACTTCGGAT ATCATTTTGGACACCAAACTGACCAGAGCAGCCCTCGATGAAATTGAGTCTCGTCATAAAGATATTATAAAACTGGAATCGAGCATACAGGAATTGCACGAAATGTTTATGGACATGGCGATGCTGGTGGAGGTTCAG GGCGAAATGGTCAACAGCATCGAGAAGAACGTGATGAACGCCGTGGATTACGTAGAACACGCCAAGGAAGAGACCAAGAAGGCCGTCAAATACCAAAGTAAAGCTCGTAGA AAAAAATGGATTATTGTCATTATTGTGCTGGTGCTGTTAGCTCTACTGGCTCTAATAATTGGCTTGGCAGTTGGGGTGCCGTGA